One Rosa chinensis cultivar Old Blush chromosome 5, RchiOBHm-V2, whole genome shotgun sequence genomic region harbors:
- the LOC112167830 gene encoding probable hexosyltransferase MUCI70 isoform X1 — protein sequence MTGGSLGLRTGSYGSLQLQQIQNGFPPILQTTPLPLARKPSKVLLASREKERVLPFVCRFLGRKKVIMLLLVVLALLVFVSNSFNVNKGMEDKHDIKITSTQNTMKGKDANRALLTPPPHRHTESFTAVHGNSPPLAHQCENFAFPPPPPSSGRKRSGPRPCPVCYLPVEQAIASMPSSSSESPVLHNLTYVYDENPTRTERHGGSEFGGFPTLRQRNDSYDIKESMTVHCGFVKGNKPGDQSGFDVDEADLMELETSHEIIVASAVFGNYDIIQQPTNISGFSRKNVPFYMFIDEETEAYMKNSSVLGNSRKVGLWRVIVVRNVPYTDARRNGKIPKLLLHRLFPNVRYSIWIDGKLQLVVDPYQVLERFLWRQNANFAISKHYRRYDVFEEAEANRAAGKYDNSSINEQVDFYIKEGLQPYSEAKLPITSDVPEGCVIIKEHIPITNLFTCNWFNEVDRFTSRDQLSFSTVRDKIMGKVDWSINMFLDCERRNFVIQAYHRELLEQMPPPRPPRVVIRRTPALPHVIISVKTPPGKKRGRGDKKRHRKVVAVSRDNIQF from the exons ATGACTGGAGGGTCATTAGGTCTACGTACTGGAAGCTATGGATCGCTACAACTACAGCAGATACAGAATGGTTTTCCACCTATTCTGCAGACAACCCCTCTTCCTCTTGCGCGAAAGCCTTCCAAGGTGCTTCTTGCAAGTAGGGAGAAGGAAAGGGTTCTGCCCTTTGTCTGTAGATTTTTGGGCCGAAAAAAGGTCATAATGCTTCTTTTGGTTGTCCTTGCTCTTTTGGTTTTCGTATCCAATTCCTTCAATGTAAATAAag GAATGGAAGATAAACATGACATTAAAATTACTTCTACACagaataccatgaaaggaaaAGATGCAAATAGAGCCCTACTTACTCCTCCTCCCCATCGTCATACTGAGTCATTTACTGCTGTTCATGGAAATTCCCCTCCATTGGCCCATCAATGTGAAAATTTTGcatttcctcctcctcctccttcatcTGGTCGAAAACGAAGTGGACCTCGCC cgtGTCCAGTATGTTATCTCCCTGTGGAGCAGGCTATAGCTAGTATGCCAAGTTCTTCTTCAGAATCACCTGTACTACATAATTTGACATATGTTTATGATGAAAATCCCACTAGAACTGAACGACATGGAGGTTCTGAATTTGGTGGATTTCCAACTCTGAGACAGAGAAATGATTCATATGATATAAAAGAATCCATGACGGTCCACTGTGG ATTTGTGAAAGGCAATAAACCTGGTGACCAGTCTGGATTTGATGTTGATGAAGCTGACCTTATGGAGTTGGAGACGTCCCATGAGATAATTGTTGCATCAGCTGTCTTTG GAAACTATGACATAATACAGCAGCCAACAAACATTAGTGGGTTTTCGAGGAAAAATGTTCCATTCTACATGTTTATTGATGAAGAGACTGAAGCTTATATGAAAAATTCCAGTGTCCTGGGAAACAGTAGGAAAGTAGGATTATGGAGAGTTATTGTTGTCCGTAATGTTCCTTACACTGATGCAAGACGCAATGGAAAG ATTCCAAAGCTTCTATTGCACAGGCTTTTCCCCAATGTCAGATATTCTATATGGATTGATGGAAAGCTTCAGCTTGTTGTGGATCCTTATCAGGTCCTTGAGAG GTTCTTGTGGCGTCAGAATGCAAATTTTGCAATCTCAAAGCACTATAGACGGTATGATGTGTTTGAAGAGGCTGAAGCTAACAGAGCTGCTGGGAAGTACGATAATTCCTCCATTAATGAGCAGGTTGACTTCTATATCAAGGAGGGTTTACAACCTTATTCTGAGGCTAAGCTTCCAATAACGAGTG ATGTTCCTGAAGGTTGTGTGATCATAAAGGAACACATTCCCATTACAAATTTATTCACCTGTAATTGGTTCAATGAAGTTGATCGTTTTACCTCCAGGGATCAGTTAAGCTTTTCCACAGTGAGGGATAAAATCATGGGAAAAGTTGATTGGAGCATTAATATGTTTTTGGATTGTGAAAGGCGCAACTTTGTAATTCAG GCATACCACAGAGAGTTGCTGGAGCAGATGCCTCCTCCCCGTCCTCCGAGGGTTGTGATTCGTCGTACACCAGCTTTGCCTCATGTTATCATATCTGTAAAGACTCCACCTGGGAAGAAGCGTGGACGAGGGGATAAGAAGCGCCATCGGAAGGTTGTTGCTGTTAGTAGAGACAACATACAATTCTAa
- the LOC112167830 gene encoding probable hexosyltransferase MUCI70 isoform X2, which yields MKGKDANRALLTPPPHRHTESFTAVHGNSPPLAHQCENFAFPPPPPSSGRKRSGPRPCPVCYLPVEQAIASMPSSSSESPVLHNLTYVYDENPTRTERHGGSEFGGFPTLRQRNDSYDIKESMTVHCGFVKGNKPGDQSGFDVDEADLMELETSHEIIVASAVFGNYDIIQQPTNISGFSRKNVPFYMFIDEETEAYMKNSSVLGNSRKVGLWRVIVVRNVPYTDARRNGKIPKLLLHRLFPNVRYSIWIDGKLQLVVDPYQVLERFLWRQNANFAISKHYRRYDVFEEAEANRAAGKYDNSSINEQVDFYIKEGLQPYSEAKLPITSDVPEGCVIIKEHIPITNLFTCNWFNEVDRFTSRDQLSFSTVRDKIMGKVDWSINMFLDCERRNFVIQAYHRELLEQMPPPRPPRVVIRRTPALPHVIISVKTPPGKKRGRGDKKRHRKVVAVSRDNIQF from the exons atgaaaggaaaAGATGCAAATAGAGCCCTACTTACTCCTCCTCCCCATCGTCATACTGAGTCATTTACTGCTGTTCATGGAAATTCCCCTCCATTGGCCCATCAATGTGAAAATTTTGcatttcctcctcctcctccttcatcTGGTCGAAAACGAAGTGGACCTCGCC cgtGTCCAGTATGTTATCTCCCTGTGGAGCAGGCTATAGCTAGTATGCCAAGTTCTTCTTCAGAATCACCTGTACTACATAATTTGACATATGTTTATGATGAAAATCCCACTAGAACTGAACGACATGGAGGTTCTGAATTTGGTGGATTTCCAACTCTGAGACAGAGAAATGATTCATATGATATAAAAGAATCCATGACGGTCCACTGTGG ATTTGTGAAAGGCAATAAACCTGGTGACCAGTCTGGATTTGATGTTGATGAAGCTGACCTTATGGAGTTGGAGACGTCCCATGAGATAATTGTTGCATCAGCTGTCTTTG GAAACTATGACATAATACAGCAGCCAACAAACATTAGTGGGTTTTCGAGGAAAAATGTTCCATTCTACATGTTTATTGATGAAGAGACTGAAGCTTATATGAAAAATTCCAGTGTCCTGGGAAACAGTAGGAAAGTAGGATTATGGAGAGTTATTGTTGTCCGTAATGTTCCTTACACTGATGCAAGACGCAATGGAAAG ATTCCAAAGCTTCTATTGCACAGGCTTTTCCCCAATGTCAGATATTCTATATGGATTGATGGAAAGCTTCAGCTTGTTGTGGATCCTTATCAGGTCCTTGAGAG GTTCTTGTGGCGTCAGAATGCAAATTTTGCAATCTCAAAGCACTATAGACGGTATGATGTGTTTGAAGAGGCTGAAGCTAACAGAGCTGCTGGGAAGTACGATAATTCCTCCATTAATGAGCAGGTTGACTTCTATATCAAGGAGGGTTTACAACCTTATTCTGAGGCTAAGCTTCCAATAACGAGTG ATGTTCCTGAAGGTTGTGTGATCATAAAGGAACACATTCCCATTACAAATTTATTCACCTGTAATTGGTTCAATGAAGTTGATCGTTTTACCTCCAGGGATCAGTTAAGCTTTTCCACAGTGAGGGATAAAATCATGGGAAAAGTTGATTGGAGCATTAATATGTTTTTGGATTGTGAAAGGCGCAACTTTGTAATTCAG GCATACCACAGAGAGTTGCTGGAGCAGATGCCTCCTCCCCGTCCTCCGAGGGTTGTGATTCGTCGTACACCAGCTTTGCCTCATGTTATCATATCTGTAAAGACTCCACCTGGGAAGAAGCGTGGACGAGGGGATAAGAAGCGCCATCGGAAGGTTGTTGCTGTTAGTAGAGACAACATACAATTCTAa
- the LOC112165887 gene encoding uncharacterized protein LOC112165887, with amino-acid sequence MGLSGFFLISMLHSAICLVSGAFMMFYSNEFSVFNHGLETASKLRGSTPHDQLLIQTSNSFSGWLLFAIGFLLFMVAFVKDSKFQSFFAKGCVLLHISMAIWRVYFGRELEDLARDWPKQVLGDITLALSWGFLLMYSWREKYD; translated from the coding sequence ATGGGCTTATCTGGGTTCTTCTTGATTAGTATGCTCCACTCTGCTATATGTCTTGTAAGTGGAGCTTTCATGATGTTCTACTCCAATGAATTCTCTGTGTTCAACCATGGCCTTGAGACAGCAAGCAAGCTTCGAGGGTCAACGCCTCATGATCAACTCTTGATTCAAACCTCGAATTCCTTCTCGGGTTGGCTTCTGTTTGCCATTGGATTCCTTCTGTTCATGGTGGCTTTTGTCAAGGACTCTAAATTCCAGAGCTTCTTTGCTAAAGGGTGTGTGTTGCTTCACATATCCATGGCTATTTGGAGAGTTTACTTTGGGAGGGAACTCGAAGACCTTGCCAGAGATTGGCCTAAGCAGGTCCTCGGAGACATCACGTTGGCGCTTTCCTGGGGTTTTCTTCTTATGTATTCATGGAGGGAGAAGTATGATTAG